A single window of Fundulus heteroclitus isolate FHET01 unplaced genomic scaffold, MU-UCD_Fhet_4.1 scaffold_41, whole genome shotgun sequence DNA harbors:
- the LOC118560230 gene encoding high mobility group protein B2-like, giving the protein MMRKDVNKPKGKTSAYAFFVQTCREEHRKKNPEQSVNFAEFSKKCSERWKALSPSEKKRFEDMAKADKVRYNREMRDYVPPKGFGKRGRKRKDPNAPKRPPSAFFVFCSEYRPSVKQQYPGLSIGDCAKKLGEMWSKLSQSEKLPYEEKAQKLREKYDRDMVAYRGGGTFARNPDSSAQGGEEEEDEEGEEDEEEEDDE; this is encoded by the exons ATGATGCGTAAAGACGTGAACAAGCCGAAGGGGAAGACGTCGGCCTACGCCTTCTTCGTCCAGACGTGTCGAGAGGAACACCGCAAGAAGAACCCGGAGCAGTCGGTCAACTTCGCCGAGTTCTCCAAGAAATGCTCCGAGAGGTGGAAG GCGCTGTCCCCCAGCGAGAAGAAGCGGTTCGAGGACATGGCCAAGGCCGACAAGGTGCGCTACAACCGGGAGATGAGGGACTACGTCCCCCCCAAAGGCTTCGGCAAGAGGGGCCGCAAGAGGAAAGACCCCAACGCCCCCAAGAGGCCCCC gtcgGCGTTCTTCGTGTTCTGCAGCGAGTACCGGCCCAGCGTGAAGCAGCAGTACCCGGGTCTGTCCATAGGCGACTGCGCCAAGAAGCTGGGAGAGATGTGGAGCAAGCTGAGCCAGTCTGAGAAGCTGCCCTACGAGGAGAAGGCCCAGAAGCTCAGGGAGAAGTACGACCGG GACATGGTGGCGTACCGCGGAGGAGGAACCTTCGCCAGGAACCCAGACTCCTCAGCccagggaggagaggaggaggaggatgaagagggagaggaggatgaggaggaggaagacgacgagtag